Proteins encoded within one genomic window of Alteribacter populi:
- the fliO gene encoding flagellar biosynthetic protein FliO has product MIDMVSKKQRVLFLISIVSAVLLYPENMKAENDDFGEGSRSVIEGLQKDTEEDPAVGEELSPSTGNNEVGSNESELPVQNDQNYFWMIVQMFLALAFVIALIYGILKLVNKRSQSMRNHSTIRSIGGVNLGPNRSVQLVKVGNRLLVVGVGETIQLLKEVTDPAEIEQMLEEHRPQESFEAPINKAGEWIKRSLQLKSNSQDSSFSALLDERMKGVKASHDKVHSAVKEKE; this is encoded by the coding sequence ATGATCGATATGGTAAGTAAAAAACAGCGGGTTCTCTTCCTTATTTCCATCGTTTCTGCTGTATTGTTATATCCAGAGAATATGAAAGCAGAAAATGATGACTTTGGAGAAGGGAGCCGCTCCGTTATTGAAGGTCTTCAAAAAGATACAGAAGAAGACCCAGCAGTTGGCGAAGAACTTTCGCCATCTACTGGCAACAATGAAGTTGGTAGTAATGAGAGCGAGTTGCCTGTGCAAAACGACCAGAATTATTTTTGGATGATTGTGCAAATGTTTTTAGCACTAGCTTTTGTCATTGCTTTAATCTATGGGATATTGAAACTTGTAAATAAACGCTCGCAGTCAATGCGCAACCATTCGACGATTCGATCGATCGGTGGTGTCAACTTGGGGCCGAACCGGTCAGTTCAGCTAGTGAAAGTCGGTAACCGTCTTCTCGTAGTTGGTGTGGGGGAAACGATTCAGCTTTTGAAAGAAGTAACTGACCCTGCTGAAATTGAACAAATGCTCGAGGAACACCGTCCGCAGGAATCCTTTGAAGCTCCAATTAATAAAGCTGGGGAATGGATTAAAAGGTCATTACAACTTAAAAGTAACTCACAGGATTCCTCATTTTCAGCCTTACTTGATGAGAGGATGAAAGGTGTTAAGGCATCTCATGACAAAGTACATTCAGCAGTTAAGGAGAAAGAGTAA
- a CDS encoding response regulator has product MKAKVLVVDDAAFMRMMIKDILTKNDYEVVAEAADGQQAVDLYKEHNPDLVTLDITMPEMDGITALKEIKSIDAEAKVIMCSAMGQQAMVIDAIQAGAKDFIVKPFQAERVLEAIGKTLG; this is encoded by the coding sequence ATGAAAGCAAAAGTATTGGTAGTAGATGACGCGGCATTTATGAGAATGATGATTAAAGATATTTTAACAAAAAACGACTATGAAGTTGTTGCAGAAGCAGCAGACGGTCAACAGGCTGTAGATCTTTACAAAGAGCATAATCCAGACCTTGTAACGCTAGACATTACGATGCCGGAAATGGACGGTATTACAGCACTAAAAGAAATTAAGAGTATAGATGCAGAAGCAAAAGTAATTATGTGTTCAGCAATGGGACAGCAGGCCATGGTCATTGACGCCATTCAGGCAGGGGCAAAAGACTTTATTGTAAAACCATTTCAAGCAGAACGTGTATTAGAGGCGATCGGGAAAACGTTAGGATAG
- the fliY gene encoding flagellar motor switch phosphatase FliY gives MTDDMLSQDEINALLNGMNEEKDDAQGETLTTEDYLTGIEQDALGEIGNISFGSAATALSTLLNEKVDITTPKVSVIQKDELEEEFPKPHVAIHVEYTVGFEGVNVLVIKTSDAAIIADLMLGGDGQNVSEDLSEMHISAVQEAMNQMMGSASTSMSTIFSKRVDISPPGIDLLDVKRDEGMEAIPSSEVLANIAFDLKVGNLIDSKIMQLVTIPFAKEMVELLLNPEADEQQDKSEGEGTNTASGTKTDLQPNNNESVQTSSQKERRGGEQHQKRSEELQYVTPNPLNQRTADVQPAAFSNFDSPSIKHAEAKNLDMLLDIPLEVTVELGRTKRSIKEILELSQGSILELDKLAGEPVDVLVNQKLIAKGEVVVIDENFGVRVTDIVSQKDRLHKLK, from the coding sequence ATGACTGACGATATGCTTAGCCAAGATGAAATAAACGCCCTCTTAAATGGGATGAATGAAGAAAAAGATGATGCTCAAGGTGAAACGTTGACAACAGAAGATTATTTAACGGGAATTGAGCAGGATGCACTCGGTGAAATCGGCAACATTTCGTTTGGAAGTGCGGCTACAGCACTATCTACTTTATTAAATGAAAAAGTAGATATTACGACTCCGAAAGTATCTGTCATTCAAAAAGATGAATTAGAAGAAGAGTTTCCAAAACCTCATGTAGCGATCCATGTTGAATATACAGTGGGATTTGAAGGGGTAAATGTTCTTGTCATTAAAACGAGTGATGCGGCAATTATTGCTGACCTTATGCTTGGAGGAGATGGCCAAAACGTTAGTGAAGACCTCTCAGAAATGCACATAAGTGCTGTTCAGGAAGCGATGAACCAAATGATGGGATCGGCATCGACATCCATGTCTACGATTTTTAGTAAACGAGTGGACATTTCCCCTCCCGGAATTGATTTACTTGATGTGAAAAGAGATGAGGGAATGGAGGCGATTCCTTCATCAGAAGTGCTTGCGAATATTGCCTTTGATTTAAAAGTAGGCAATTTGATAGATTCTAAGATTATGCAGCTTGTGACGATCCCATTTGCAAAAGAGATGGTCGAGCTTCTCCTGAACCCTGAGGCAGACGAACAACAAGATAAAAGCGAGGGTGAGGGGACTAACACTGCATCAGGGACAAAAACAGATCTCCAGCCAAATAATAATGAATCCGTTCAGACCTCTTCACAAAAGGAAAGGCGTGGGGGGGAACAACACCAAAAGCGGAGTGAAGAGCTGCAATATGTGACACCCAATCCGCTGAACCAACGGACAGCCGATGTTCAACCTGCTGCTTTCTCAAATTTTGACTCACCGAGCATAAAACACGCGGAAGCCAAAAACCTCGACATGCTGTTAGATATCCCCTTAGAAGTAACGGTCGAGTTGGGAAGAACGAAACGATCGATCAAGGAGATTCTCGAGCTTTCACAAGGGTCAATTTTAGAACTCGATAAATTGGCAGGCGAACCTGTCGACGTTCTAGTAAATCAAAAGCTCATTGCTAAGGGTGAGGTTGTTGTCATTGACGAAAATTTCGGAGTTCGTGTAACAGACATTGTCAGCCAAAAAGATCGATTGCATAAATTAAAATAA
- the fliM gene encoding flagellar motor switch protein FliM, with protein sequence MADVLSQGEIDALLSAISTGEMDADELKKEEGEKKVRTYDFKRALRFSKDQVRGLTRIHENFARLLTTQLSAQLRTFVQINVASVDQLPYEEFIRSVPKMTILTVFEPAPLEGRLLMEVNPNIAYAMLDRMLGGRGEASNSNDSLTEIESKIMTQLFQRSLYTFQEAWSSVEEFDPIMEELEVNPQFLQLVSPNETVIVISLATTIGETSGMINICLPHVVIEHLLPKLSVHLWMQTKQKERLPGEEEAITKNVKKAKLPLAVELGHSNITIEEFLQLGKDDIIELDQNIKDPLVIRVGEQAKYLAQPGKMNNQLAVQVTDVIEEGEHND encoded by the coding sequence TTGGCAGATGTACTATCACAAGGAGAAATCGATGCCCTTCTATCAGCGATCTCAACAGGTGAAATGGATGCAGATGAGTTAAAGAAAGAAGAGGGAGAGAAGAAGGTCAGAACGTATGACTTTAAAAGAGCACTCCGATTTTCAAAAGACCAGGTTCGAGGATTAACTAGAATCCATGAAAATTTCGCTCGTCTTTTGACGACACAGCTTTCGGCTCAATTAAGGACATTTGTACAGATCAATGTTGCATCTGTCGATCAGCTCCCGTATGAGGAATTTATCCGATCCGTTCCAAAAATGACGATTCTAACTGTATTTGAACCTGCTCCTCTTGAAGGGCGTTTATTAATGGAAGTGAATCCAAACATCGCCTACGCAATGCTAGACCGCATGCTTGGAGGGCGGGGAGAAGCTTCAAATAGTAACGACTCTCTTACAGAGATTGAATCGAAAATCATGACTCAGCTGTTTCAAAGATCGCTTTATACGTTCCAAGAAGCGTGGAGTTCGGTAGAAGAGTTTGATCCAATCATGGAGGAACTAGAGGTTAATCCCCAGTTTTTACAACTGGTTTCTCCAAATGAAACGGTGATTGTTATTTCCCTTGCGACAACGATCGGGGAAACATCAGGAATGATTAATATTTGTTTGCCACACGTGGTAATCGAACACTTGCTTCCAAAGCTTTCTGTCCACTTATGGATGCAAACGAAGCAAAAAGAAAGGCTTCCAGGTGAAGAAGAGGCGATAACGAAAAATGTTAAAAAAGCAAAGTTACCGCTTGCAGTCGAGTTAGGCCATTCTAATATTACGATCGAGGAATTTTTGCAGCTTGGTAAAGATGACATCATTGAACTCGACCAGAATATAAAAGATCCACTCGTCATTCGAGTGGGTGAACAGGCAAAATATTTAGCACAGCCTGGGAAAATGAATAATCAATTAGCTGTACAAGTCACCGATGTGATTGAGGAGGGAGAACATAATGACTGA
- the fliL gene encoding flagellar basal body-associated protein FliL, translating into MFANRLVNIMLVILVTVTLIGVIALVVITQFLQPTSADGEPTIDEVIELNVETEEITTNLLSNDIIRSKFVIQLDAQTGKDEFEKRDYQIENIIIQELSDRKASDFNGSSGILDLEEHLKRRFNEVMQSGEVVDVYMRERVIQ; encoded by the coding sequence ATGTTTGCCAATCGATTAGTTAACATTATGCTCGTGATCCTCGTAACCGTTACGCTAATTGGGGTCATTGCTCTTGTTGTCATCACTCAATTTTTACAACCAACAAGTGCTGATGGAGAGCCAACTATTGATGAAGTGATTGAATTGAATGTAGAAACAGAAGAAATTACTACGAACTTATTATCCAATGATATTATTCGTTCCAAGTTTGTAATCCAGCTTGACGCTCAAACTGGAAAAGATGAGTTTGAGAAGCGGGATTACCAAATCGAGAACATTATTATTCAAGAATTATCTGACCGCAAAGCAAGCGACTTTAATGGTTCTAGTGGGATTTTAGATCTTGAGGAACACTTGAAACGCCGCTTCAATGAAGTGATGCAGTCTGGAGAAGTTGTCGATGTGTATATGCGGGAAAGAGTCATTCAGTAA
- a CDS encoding flagellar FlbD family protein has product MVELTRLNGQVFTLNAVFIEQIQSFPDTTITLINGKKIVVQENEREVSKKVTHFFGQVGLASSTLRIQTNEKEG; this is encoded by the coding sequence ATGGTGGAACTGACACGGTTAAATGGACAGGTCTTTACTTTAAATGCTGTTTTTATCGAGCAAATTCAATCCTTCCCGGATACGACGATTACGCTCATTAACGGAAAAAAAATTGTTGTTCAGGAAAATGAAAGAGAGGTATCCAAAAAGGTCACTCACTTTTTTGGCCAAGTAGGTTTAGCGTCCTCCACCTTACGTATCCAAACTAATGAAAAGGAGGGATAG
- a CDS encoding flagellar hook protein FlgE has product MIRSMYAGIGGMKNFQTKLDVIGNNISNVNTFGYKKGRATFQDLVSQQLSGASTENDNRGGTNPQQVGLGSTLSSIDTIHTQGSLQTTGRDLDLGISGDGFFIANDGGQSYYTRAGNFYLDEQGSLVTADGLRVQGYSADENGVLNENQVGDLEIAAGDAMAPQATTEASFKGNLDATSESAEVGSLLEDGEAFSSDMIQGNGTIASFNVANSLGEVNEIELVFQKTGENTWQVGYLTDDGDEQMFNQLADDLQFSGNGTFQEADLEDITLPAINGAEPINISLDLSSMTQFSRSSNADADHVNGNLDGVLESYNISESGEINGVFSNGEVRLLGQLALANFNNPGGLSKSGDNLYESSNNSGDPQVGVPGDGGRGSLTGAALEMSNVDLSEEFAEMIVSQRGFQANTKMITTSDEVLQELVNLKR; this is encoded by the coding sequence ATGATCAGATCGATGTATGCAGGAATCGGAGGAATGAAAAACTTCCAAACGAAACTAGACGTTATCGGAAATAATATCTCCAATGTGAACACATTTGGCTACAAAAAAGGGCGGGCAACGTTTCAAGATCTTGTTTCACAGCAATTATCAGGAGCGAGTACGGAAAATGACAACCGTGGAGGTACGAATCCTCAACAAGTGGGTCTTGGTTCCACCCTTTCTTCCATTGATACGATTCATACACAAGGATCCTTACAGACGACAGGGAGAGATCTTGATTTAGGGATATCAGGAGATGGTTTCTTCATCGCAAATGACGGAGGCCAATCCTATTACACAAGAGCAGGGAATTTTTATCTTGATGAACAAGGAAGCTTGGTCACAGCAGACGGCTTAAGAGTGCAAGGTTATTCAGCGGATGAAAATGGTGTATTAAATGAAAATCAAGTTGGTGATTTAGAAATTGCCGCAGGTGATGCAATGGCACCACAAGCAACAACAGAAGCTAGTTTTAAAGGGAATTTGGATGCGACTTCCGAAAGTGCAGAAGTCGGCTCCTTGCTTGAGGATGGAGAGGCATTTTCTTCTGATATGATTCAAGGGAATGGAACGATAGCTTCCTTTAATGTAGCCAACTCTTTAGGTGAAGTGAATGAAATAGAGCTTGTCTTTCAAAAGACAGGTGAAAATACGTGGCAAGTGGGCTATCTTACTGATGATGGAGACGAGCAAATGTTTAATCAACTTGCAGATGATCTCCAATTTAGCGGGAATGGAACTTTTCAGGAGGCAGATTTAGAAGACATAACCCTACCTGCTATAAACGGGGCAGAACCGATAAATATTAGCCTTGATTTAAGCAGTATGACCCAGTTCTCCCGCTCATCAAATGCTGACGCCGATCATGTAAATGGTAATCTTGACGGAGTTCTTGAGAGCTATAACATTTCTGAATCAGGTGAAATTAACGGGGTTTTCTCTAATGGTGAAGTAAGACTCCTTGGCCAGCTAGCACTAGCGAACTTTAACAACCCTGGGGGACTTTCTAAATCAGGGGATAACCTTTATGAATCGTCCAACAACTCAGGTGACCCACAAGTTGGCGTGCCTGGTGACGGCGGTCGGGGTTCATTAACCGGAGCTGCACTGGAGATGTCAAACGTTGATTTGTCTGAAGAATTTGCAGAAATGATTGTCAGCCAACGAGGATTCCAAGCAAATACAAAAATGATCACGACTTCTGATGAAGTGCTTCAAGAACTTGTTAACTTAAAGCGTTAA
- a CDS encoding TIGR02530 family flagellar biosynthesis protein: protein MTYNIQAHHVKQPLPYPTKNKPSGDSKNVSFQSMLADSLEQSSTLKMSKHAKKRIQERAINISDREWGKIEEKISEAKEKGIQESLVVTKDAALVVSAHNRTVITAMDRQEAGSQIFTGINGTVLIDE from the coding sequence GTGACCTACAACATTCAGGCACACCATGTTAAACAGCCACTTCCTTATCCAACTAAAAATAAGCCAAGTGGCGATTCAAAAAATGTTTCCTTCCAGTCGATGTTAGCGGACTCACTTGAACAATCTTCAACGTTAAAAATGAGTAAGCATGCAAAAAAGCGGATACAAGAACGTGCAATTAACATTAGTGATCGCGAGTGGGGGAAAATTGAAGAGAAAATAAGCGAAGCGAAAGAAAAAGGAATTCAGGAATCTTTAGTTGTGACAAAGGATGCAGCATTAGTAGTCAGTGCTCATAACCGTACTGTTATTACTGCAATGGATCGCCAGGAAGCGGGTTCGCAAATATTTACTGGAATTAACGGCACTGTGTTAATTGATGAATAA
- the flgD gene encoding flagellar hook assembly protein FlgD: MVQSINDSLYLEDYQKHEQSKRNNDLDKDAFLKILMTQLQNQDPMNPMEDKEFIAQMAQFTSVEQVTNINSKLDQFLESQSNPPFSSHGEMIGKQVEWDSEKKLEDGSTVIEQMTGLVTAVSFKDGKTSFVIDGEHTLKPEELNRIALPNLTE; encoded by the coding sequence ATGGTTCAATCCATTAACGACAGCCTCTACTTAGAAGACTATCAAAAGCATGAGCAGTCAAAGCGAAATAATGACCTCGATAAAGATGCATTCCTTAAGATATTAATGACGCAACTACAAAATCAAGATCCAATGAATCCGATGGAAGATAAGGAGTTTATTGCTCAGATGGCGCAGTTTACTTCTGTAGAACAGGTTACAAACATCAATTCAAAGCTCGATCAATTTCTAGAATCTCAGTCAAATCCACCCTTTTCTTCCCATGGAGAAATGATTGGCAAACAAGTCGAATGGGATTCCGAAAAGAAATTAGAAGATGGATCTACGGTTATCGAACAGATGACAGGATTAGTTACTGCAGTTTCATTCAAAGATGGGAAAACCTCGTTCGTAATCGATGGTGAACATACCCTTAAACCTGAAGAGCTTAATAGAATTGCCTTACCTAATTTAACTGAATAG
- a CDS encoding flagellar hook-length control protein FliK: MNEILLSKVMEKGKPELLTNVAPKKHGENDSKAPFEQLLNTLLKGNEGEGDLELSSNLSSLLLSEGEQIEDLSLEALVTELLKEEEMFLADELLTNEEFVYLLSFYSDEVSEKVHSLIQEEAPMTMLLDEELPDELLLAIYSAQQHNVHTDREMRSESEQEKLKAIFHSLLPKENKGKPSGQLLQWRDVLTAVRQGIDRGQPDSIFGGMKLQQAEKIVKAAFSRHMTESLVQNQPSASIQPGGDFTTLPMSKVQQHVVHLGESRSSEQQLQQFIRQFESILSNRSFQQVGQGVQQLSIKLHPEHLGRLDITLTQTNGVMVARMMASNTFSREIIESQLHQLRHAFQGQQIQVDRIEVTQQQSQQPGLKDKNEEPEQHSHQQENAKDDDEGQPEEEESFAGVLEQSINTKV, encoded by the coding sequence GTGAACGAAATTCTCTTATCGAAGGTGATGGAAAAAGGAAAACCTGAGCTATTAACCAACGTTGCGCCTAAGAAACACGGAGAAAACGATAGTAAAGCGCCTTTTGAACAATTGCTAAACACTTTGTTGAAAGGGAATGAAGGAGAAGGTGACCTTGAGTTGTCTAGTAATTTATCCTCTCTTTTACTAAGTGAAGGTGAACAAATAGAAGATCTGTCGTTGGAAGCACTAGTCACTGAACTTTTAAAAGAGGAAGAGATGTTTTTAGCAGATGAACTATTAACGAATGAAGAATTCGTCTACCTTCTGTCTTTTTACTCTGATGAAGTGTCAGAGAAAGTCCATTCGTTAATCCAAGAAGAGGCACCTATGACCATGCTCTTGGATGAAGAGTTACCTGATGAGCTATTACTGGCGATTTACAGTGCTCAGCAACACAATGTTCATACTGACAGGGAAATGAGAAGTGAAAGCGAGCAAGAAAAATTAAAAGCCATTTTTCATTCCCTTTTACCGAAAGAAAACAAAGGAAAACCATCAGGCCAGCTGCTTCAGTGGCGTGATGTACTAACTGCCGTTCGACAAGGCATTGACCGGGGGCAACCTGACTCGATATTTGGCGGCATGAAACTTCAACAAGCTGAAAAAATTGTAAAAGCAGCATTTTCCCGTCACATGACTGAATCACTCGTTCAAAATCAACCTTCCGCTTCCATACAACCGGGAGGAGATTTTACTACACTACCTATGAGTAAGGTCCAGCAACATGTGGTTCATCTTGGGGAGAGCCGTAGCAGCGAACAACAGCTACAACAATTCATAAGACAGTTTGAGTCTATTTTATCAAATCGGTCCTTTCAACAGGTGGGACAAGGTGTTCAGCAACTTTCTATAAAGCTACATCCTGAACATTTAGGCCGCCTTGATATTACCCTTACACAAACAAACGGCGTGATGGTAGCAAGGATGATGGCATCAAATACTTTTTCAAGAGAAATCATTGAGTCTCAATTACATCAGCTTCGCCACGCTTTTCAAGGCCAGCAAATCCAAGTGGATCGAATTGAAGTTACTCAGCAGCAGTCTCAGCAACCAGGCTTAAAGGATAAGAATGAAGAACCTGAGCAGCATTCCCATCAACAAGAAAATGCAAAAGATGACGATGAGGGTCAACCAGAAGAGGAAGAAAGTTTTGCTGGTGTATTAGAACAATCAATTAATACGAAGGTGTAA
- a CDS encoding MotE family protein: MEKSKKRHSKAQTFFMLLFIPFVAVVILVFAIFTILGINVTDSISRAGASIPGIGQYFETEETMAIEEMEKRIIQLEHENETYASTNEHLEQQLADRDETISMLEEEVQDNRDSESESEEIDETEERTDLQEVVKTIEGMTASKAADILTNVEEDEAVLYLRLMRTSERSEILARMDPEAAASIVSLMSN; the protein is encoded by the coding sequence ATGGAAAAATCAAAAAAAAGACACAGTAAGGCTCAAACATTTTTTATGCTCTTATTCATTCCTTTTGTCGCTGTAGTGATTCTTGTTTTTGCCATTTTTACGATTCTTGGCATCAATGTAACTGATTCTATTTCACGAGCAGGAGCTTCCATACCTGGAATTGGTCAATACTTTGAAACTGAAGAAACGATGGCAATCGAAGAAATGGAAAAACGTATCATTCAATTAGAGCATGAGAACGAAACGTATGCATCGACCAACGAACATCTAGAACAACAATTGGCTGATAGAGACGAAACAATTAGCATGCTTGAAGAAGAGGTTCAAGACAACCGCGACAGCGAATCGGAATCAGAAGAGATAGATGAAACAGAGGAGCGGACCGACCTTCAGGAAGTTGTCAAGACAATAGAAGGTATGACGGCTTCCAAGGCAGCAGACATTCTTACAAATGTTGAAGAAGACGAAGCAGTTCTTTACTTACGGTTAATGCGGACTTCTGAACGTTCTGAAATTCTCGCAAGAATGGACCCGGAAGCAGCGGCTTCAATTGTAAGTTTAATGTCTAATTAA
- the fliJ gene encoding flagellar export protein FliJ — translation MSFTFSLQKVLELKEHERNQADEAWNEATSEFEEVAMELYHLLKQKEEMENDYHGALEKGISISHLQHYQTRLSDLERIIHRSQKETQRARAKMQSSEHKRTLRAVDVKKYEKVKQKKQEQYASWQKANDMKSLDEIAVQQFMWK, via the coding sequence TTGTCTTTTACATTTTCACTACAAAAGGTTCTTGAGCTTAAAGAACATGAAAGAAACCAAGCCGATGAGGCATGGAACGAAGCAACAAGTGAGTTTGAAGAAGTTGCAATGGAACTTTATCACCTTCTGAAACAAAAAGAAGAAATGGAAAATGACTATCATGGAGCGCTCGAAAAAGGTATCTCCATCTCACATTTACAACATTATCAAACCCGGCTTTCAGACTTGGAAAGAATCATTCACCGCAGTCAAAAGGAGACTCAGAGAGCGCGGGCAAAAATGCAAAGCTCTGAACATAAGCGGACACTTAGAGCAGTTGATGTTAAGAAGTATGAAAAGGTCAAACAAAAAAAGCAGGAACAGTATGCGTCCTGGCAAAAAGCGAACGACATGAAATCATTAGATGAAATCGCCGTTCAACAGTTTATGTGGAAGTGA
- the fliI gene encoding flagellar protein export ATPase FliI, translating into MSMKTLINEVAGLSPYKWYGKVSQVVGLMIESKGPQVSIGELCYITVGKNQQRKIMAEVVGFKDENVLLMPYDAIHDISPGSLVESTKNPLRVKIGTSLIGNVIDGIGRPLHDPELFNGLQPFPTENDPPNPLQRPRIEEPLSLGIRAVDSLFTVGKGQRLGIFAGSGVGKSTMMAMMAKNSDADVNVIALIGERGREVRDFIERDLGEEGLKKTIVVVATSDQPALMRIKGAMTATAIAEYFRDLGLNVTLMMDSVTRVAMAQREIGLAVGEPPTTKGYTPSVFALLPRLLERSGTNERGTITAFYTVLVDGDDLSEPIADAVRGILDGHLVLDRKLANKGQFPAINVLKSVSRVMKDIVCADHLEAADTMRHFLSVYEDSEDLITIGAYKRGSNKEVDRAIQLNPELIQFLKQGNHERITLEDSVGQLIDLFRKGG; encoded by the coding sequence ATCAGCATGAAAACGTTAATCAATGAAGTGGCCGGTTTGTCTCCATATAAGTGGTATGGGAAAGTTTCTCAAGTTGTTGGTCTGATGATTGAATCAAAAGGTCCTCAAGTATCGATCGGCGAGCTTTGTTACATTACAGTAGGCAAAAACCAGCAACGAAAAATAATGGCAGAGGTTGTTGGTTTTAAAGACGAAAATGTTTTGTTAATGCCTTATGATGCGATCCATGATATTTCTCCTGGTAGCTTAGTTGAATCAACAAAGAATCCTTTACGAGTCAAAATTGGGACGAGTTTGATTGGAAACGTCATCGATGGAATTGGCAGGCCGCTACATGACCCAGAATTGTTTAATGGTCTTCAACCGTTTCCTACAGAGAACGATCCTCCTAACCCTTTACAGCGTCCTCGCATTGAAGAGCCTTTAAGCCTCGGAATACGTGCTGTCGATAGTTTGTTTACCGTTGGAAAGGGACAGAGACTAGGAATTTTTGCAGGTAGCGGTGTTGGTAAAAGTACGATGATGGCGATGATGGCAAAAAACTCTGACGCTGATGTCAATGTGATCGCTCTCATTGGCGAGAGAGGTCGTGAAGTAAGAGATTTTATTGAAAGAGATTTAGGTGAAGAGGGCTTAAAGAAAACGATTGTCGTTGTAGCCACCTCTGATCAACCAGCCCTAATGAGGATTAAAGGAGCAATGACCGCAACTGCGATTGCAGAATATTTTCGTGATTTAGGATTAAACGTCACATTAATGATGGACAGTGTTACTCGAGTCGCGATGGCACAACGAGAAATCGGCTTAGCTGTAGGTGAACCTCCAACAACAAAAGGGTATACACCTTCTGTATTTGCTCTTTTGCCACGATTACTGGAGCGTAGCGGAACAAATGAACGTGGAACAATTACCGCTTTCTATACAGTTCTTGTCGATGGGGATGACTTATCGGAACCGATTGCTGACGCTGTGCGTGGTATTTTGGATGGGCATTTGGTTCTTGATCGAAAGCTCGCGAACAAGGGGCAGTTTCCAGCTATCAATGTATTAAAAAGTGTCAGCCGGGTGATGAAGGACATCGTTTGTGCTGACCACTTAGAAGCAGCAGACACGATGCGACATTTTCTGTCTGTATACGAAGACTCTGAGGATCTCATTACGATCGGAGCTTATAAGCGTGGGTCAAATAAGGAAGTCGATCGAGCGATTCAGTTAAATCCTGAACTCATTCAATTCCTCAAACAGGGTAATCACGAACGAATCACGTTAGAAGATTCTGTTGGTCAGTTGATTGACCTCTTCAGAAAGGGTGGATAA
- the fliH gene encoding flagellar assembly protein FliH: MSNIIKSSRVVTNTPSKVITINNTWVNPNEETPIEKDRSDHANDLEVTALKQNLLHEAYIEADEIIKEAEEKARLFDKRMEEREKQVEEDAQEAFTQAKESGWEEGYQQGKKRGFNAYETELEQAKQIIELSKKDYYTKMDQVEPDILQLGICVAERIIGSVLEDASSWTSLVTQAVREMKDQEEVEIFVHPHRYEMTLQHKNELHQLAPHVKHVLIYSDPQLDKNGCTIETSFGKVDASVGSQLQELKDQLGELLRQGESNQHENVNQ, from the coding sequence TTGTCTAACATTATTAAGTCTTCAAGAGTCGTTACAAACACGCCATCCAAAGTAATTACGATTAATAATACATGGGTGAACCCTAATGAAGAAACTCCAATTGAAAAGGATCGTTCAGACCACGCAAATGACCTTGAAGTAACGGCCTTAAAGCAAAATCTGCTTCATGAAGCGTACATAGAGGCAGACGAGATCATAAAAGAAGCAGAAGAAAAAGCACGACTTTTTGATAAACGCATGGAGGAACGAGAAAAGCAGGTCGAGGAAGATGCGCAGGAAGCCTTCACCCAAGCGAAGGAATCTGGTTGGGAAGAAGGGTATCAACAGGGGAAAAAAAGGGGTTTTAATGCCTATGAAACAGAGTTGGAGCAAGCAAAGCAAATCATTGAATTGTCTAAGAAAGACTATTATACAAAAATGGACCAAGTAGAACCCGACATCTTGCAACTGGGCATTTGTGTTGCAGAACGAATTATCGGCTCAGTTTTAGAAGATGCGAGTTCATGGACAAGCCTTGTGACCCAAGCTGTCAGAGAAATGAAAGACCAGGAAGAAGTTGAAATATTTGTACATCCACACCGGTATGAAATGACACTGCAACATAAAAATGAACTTCATCAGCTAGCCCCTCACGTTAAACACGTATTGATCTATTCAGATCCCCAGCTCGATAAAAATGGCTGTACAATTGAAACTTCTTTTGGAAAAGTCGATGCCAGTGTAGGCAGTCAATTACAAGAGCTTAAAGATCAGCTCGGTGAATTGTTGAGGCAAGGGGAGAGTAATCAGCATGAAAACGTTAATCAATGA